The genomic segment GATAGTTACTTGTGAAATTGGTCAAATTAGCAACTTCTGagttgatatgattatattgattttaagtttattattattgtattagttTTTGTTATTACCATCATGGCTGTCATTTTGATATTAgagatttctgaaaaaaaaaaaaaactttaaaaatgttttttttttatggatttaCTGTCAGaaatgtacagtaatatttttttaaactatatgtacagttgaagtgagaattattagcccccctttgaatttattcatttattttttatatttcccaaatgatgtttaacaaagcaaggacattgttacagtatgtctgataatattttttcttctggagaaagtcctatttgtttaatttcagataaaataagttaatttttaaaaaaacattttaggctCAAAATGATTATCCCctttatgctatatatttttttcgatagtctacagaaccacCATTATaaattaacctgcctagttaacctaattaatctagttaagcctttaaatgtcactttaagctgtatagaagtgtaaaaaaatagattgaaaaatatctagtcaaatattatttactgtcatcagggcaaagataaaataaatcagttattagaaatgagttattaaaactattatgtttagaaatgtggtggaaaaaaaaaatctcagttaaacagaaattgagggaaaaaataaacaggggggcgaataattctgacttcaactgtatgtatataattatatgaCAAGTTCTGATAATGTATACATTAATGTCAGTTCTCTTTGCAAcatttgttgttaataataataatacttcgaAAGTACTATTTAATAGATCAAAATGACCATGAACTAACAAAAATtgccaaaaaatgtatattaaaacaaTTGGTTTTTTATTGGTTGGttcatgcattaactaatgtataTTTGTGTTGCGAGTTTACAAAAAAGGTTattaaggttagggttagggatAGGGTTGACATTAACCAACAATAAGCAATTGTTTTTGTTGATATATCCATTATAGGAGACTTGACTTCATTGTTTCATAAATGTTGAAATATGATCTGCCATTAATAAATGCTTCAAATAACTTATTCATGTTTTGTTGccatatatatatcaaataaaaaaagtgacTAACTTTAGGCTCACTTATTTTAAACCACAATGTCTCTTTTCATTTGTATGCTGATGATGTTCAGCTTTATATTCCTGTTCCACCAAACTTTTTAGATTCACTTGATTCTTTTACCAAATGTTTTAATGGTATTAAGATATGGCTGTCAAAAAATGGCTGTCTAAATGAAGACAAAACCGAGTGTATTTTGTTTGACAATTCTAAGGTCAACCATTTAATCTCCAGCACATCTGGCTCAGTTTCCTCGCTTCACCCATGTGGTCAAAAACTTGGGTGAGAGACTAGACAGCAGTGTAAAATATAAGATTGATTCTGTGATTAaagcaagcttttttttttccagcttcgCCTTCTCTCTAAAATCAAGCCCTTCCTGAGCAAGGCTGATCTTGAAAAAAAACCCTCCATGCTTTTGTTAGTTTGCGtttggactactgtaatgcactttaTGTTAAGAGTTAATCAGTCATGTCTTCATGGTTTGCAGCTTGTGCAAAATGCTGCTGCTCGCATGTTGACCAACAGTCGGAAAAGTGAACGCATTACACCAATTCTCTACTCCCTAAAACTGGCTCCTCGTTAAGTTTAGTATTGATTTGAAACTTTTGATGTTTGCTTTTAGTGCCATCAATGGCCTTGCTCCTATTTATGCAAATTTTTGCATGTGCACAAACCCAGAAGAGCTCTGTGATCTGCTGACCAACTCCTGCTTGAAGTCCCTCGGTCAACAAGCAGTGGGGTGATCGCTCTTTTGCAGTGGCATGTCCTAAAGTCTGGAATACCCTCCCTGCTGAGCTTCATACAATCCCTGACCTGACACTTTTTAAAGCCCAGCTTAAGACCCACTTGTTTAAATTGGCTTTTAATGCAGGGCACTGATGCTGTGTTTTAATGTTTGTggattttattgatattttttgtacTGTTTTGCATCGTCTGCTTTTCTGTTGTGTTGTATAATTTGCTTTTACTTGTGTCAAGCACTTTAGTCAGCCGTGACTGTagtaaagtgctatataaatagaaGTTGATTGATAAATAACAAGATTTAATTCAgtattaaaatgtacttattttaccACAAACAGGACACCTGAAGTGTAAAAGAAAATCTTTATTACAAAACTATGTTAATCAGTTGAGAAGTCAAGAACAGACTAAAATAATTTAGATTCAACATTTTAATTGAGACATACAACTTGTTTTTCATAACTAGAGGCAAGATTAATGTTTACATACCATTTACAATCTTCTCCATAAAGTAAAAGACTTATTTTCTCTTCAGGATTTTACAGTGAATCTGCTGAATAATTGTTCCAGAGCTCGAAGATCAAGGTAGATTACAGAAGGAGTTTACTGAAGTGTGTTTATGACCCGAGCAACCGGTTCTGAATGATCAACAATGGCGTCACACATCCGTCCATGACTCACAATGTCAAATCTGATCAAAAGTAGATCCAAAACTATACCAGAGATAACTCAAACCACGTCATTTCAGGTCAATAAACCTCTATAAAAATCTTACAAACATGTATACAATTAAATATACACATCAAAAAATAAGAATCATCTGAACAAAGCACTGTCATGAAACAAAACTGaagcattatttaaaaacaaagtcgTCATCCTATATATATCTTATTTATAAAAGGATACATTTGCAGACAGGGCAGTGTGTGCTATTACAGCGGCAGACTGTGCTGTTTACTGTTGTTCTCCTTCAGCAAACACAAGTGTCCATGTTTGAAGTGTTCATTTTCTTTCACGTGGAGAGGAGTTTTGGAGCAGTTCATTTTCCCGCCAACAGACGGCGGTGGCGCGcaggatgatgatgacgatgatccTGCTGGCTGTCGTCACTGGACCACTTCAAAATAGTGTAATATAGCCATAATGTGCTGCGGCATGAACACATAACCGGTGTAGACCGCCATCGCTGCCACTGAGATAAGCAGAGAATCTGAGATCATGGTTAAGGAAACCTTTATACAAGAGAAAATTCATTTACAACAACTAAACTGGATAAAAGATGGAATTAAATGGGGAAaaggtaatgaaaaaaaaaagatttaaaatatatattaatgataattattatataaatgaattcccagagatgggttgtggctggaagggcatccactgcgtaaaaatatgctggataagttggtggttcattccgctgtggcgaccagaaaatgaatgaatataaataaaatgacagtaaaaTAAGTACACAAAATTACaatgaaataaatatgaaaattgtactaatgtttgtaaaaaaaaaaaataactgatgCATAAGAGGTCAATGATATATACTAGGGTTGTCATAATTCTGGAATTCCATACCAATCAATActggcattttaaaaatgtccatctcACTAATATTTGAGCGCTGTGGAgcgttcttaaacactgctgatttgccacTGTGATCACGTGCTCAAcacaaatgactgtgattggccatgaagctcatcagttcaccaaactcaccacaGTTTACGGAGTGTAACCACAGAAACAGGGACACTGAAGTGCTTCAAAGCCGAGCTTCATCAGCAGATCTCTCGTATGTctgcttatagacaaaccagctgatcgacgtgactttgaagcgctccagtgtccctgtttCTGTGGTCACACTCAGTAAACtgtggtgagtttggtgaactgatgagaTTCATGGCCaatcaatggctgtttctcaatatgcgttcttcagcggtcttgcgtcctcgtgttctcgtgtaacgtcatcatcagctgcccaagttcagttccaatactcaagaccgcaagtacggaggacgcgtgaaacttcccggatgtgatcttgatatcgaggacgcaccgatgcagacttaagCACCGAACTCGcactggaagtcccagaagtcattgcgactggagatgggaagcgcagcattttatttagatttattaataaagttcagagatataacttattcacctcaggagtttccctaaatgacaccgtgaaagtaaacattatcatggacatcttaataaagaaataaacacattaaaggtgtttgtttgctgaaattcgtattaaaatcagttttatttatattgtgcgacatatatttataatgttttatgcaattttgaaaaggggaaaaacaataaatcgttgtatgaaggctgtaatgtttaaataatttaccatttaaaacacgtgaaggtcacgtgaccatcaggaagaacgcagcatctcaattctcaaaggacgcattctctgccctcgcggtctcctgagttcgttcttccgaggacacctggcaagaccggtctccacaagaacgcaagtccgttctctgcgttcttggaattgagaaacagccacagtcatttctgttgagcacgtgaacacaatgaccAGTCAGCACTGTTTAAGCATTCAaatgctcaacagcgctcaaatgttagcgggaaatggatgttttaaaaatgtcagtatcagttggtaccaaattccagtttCGTGACAACCctaacagatacacacacataaataaatacaaacatatacacacacgcacatatatatcacacatgggacgataaccgaaTTCAAAGTtcaccatggtttggaaaagtcaaggttttaaaatagcAGAGGAATTCTGTtagacagtttgtttgtttttttatgactgttttgttgatttttttttttagggcaacagcatctccagcagtaaaggaccctccacatcaaaagctacagTGGTCAGCTTATGATTTAGAAAACAAATCACTTATAAACCAGCATCCAAGCATGCTATAGACCTGAACAATGCTTctgtatttccaaaaaaaaaaaaaaaaaagatctccaaagacgCCTTTTacaagttgtaaagaaatctgtgctttttgaaactaatgaagacagcagaggtTCATCCTTTATTTGgattatttagtctgacatgtcattcatttatttacttttcgtcttagtccctttattaatccggggtcaccacagcagaatgaactgccaatttatccagcaaatgttttacgcagcggatgcccttccagctgcaaaccatctcttggaaacatccatacacactcattcacactgatacactacggacaatttagcctacccaattcacctgcagcatgtctttggactgtgggggaaaccgaagcacactgaggaaacccacacaaatgcaggagaacatgcaaactccacacagaaacgcgactttcttgctgtgaggtgaccgcactacctactgcgccacctacGTCGCCCATCTGCCATGTCTACTGttgcaaaatattataaatatttcttaaaataaaataaatagtgtttaatagggggaaaagttgttgttttttactcagacatttaaaaagaacttattttacagcagcaatcacaatactgtgatactttaaaatcactggaataaataattaaatgataaactatttttgaaaagttattttataatgcaataacACTTCACactttatactgtatttttgattaaataaatgcagctttagtGCTATAATTTTCTGTTACATCGTTCCTAAGATTTAAACaagttctttttttaatgttttttatgcatcgtacataaatgtgtttttgaaaccaatgaagacagcagaattcaatgttttcttttaattattaagCCTGACATATGTAgttctaaaatattataaatgttttctaaaatgaaaTATCTTGTGTTTAATGGGGGGAAAAGTTGTTATCTTGACTTTTATGAACCGCGGTTTACCTTGAAACCAGTCccatcatcccatgcctaacacacacacacacacacacacacacacacacacacacacacacacacacacacacacacacacacacacacacacacacacacacacacaactagtCAAGGTTTGGGGTCGatctgatttttaaatgttttaaaataagcttctcctgctatatatatatatatatatatatatatatatatatatatatatatatatatatatatatatatatatatgggcaattccatgcaaatgtcaaccttgccataaaagataatttagttttcaccaaaatagacaaaccgtttctacattttttgtgttagcaagtattttacagtactgtaaaaatactcgtaaatgtatctgtcagtatttcaaactattatatttaatttgccaaaatcacacaagtggctatttcacagctgtcacatccataacggaaatgtgtcacatccataacgacactttttcttcataaatgcaaaaatgtcaaataaaataaaatcaatcattataATTTTATAGTGAGCCGATTCATACCTGTTTGatgagcattgtttcttttgggttgtgcagtttaactgtcagaatttctaaataatctgttgtccattgtaaaaaaattcgcaaacttttt from the Danio rerio strain Tuebingen ecotype United States chromosome 17, GRCz12tu, whole genome shotgun sequence genome contains:
- the sptssa gene encoding serine palmitoyltransferase small subunit A, which gives rise to MAFGDAWKQLSWFYYQYLLVTALYMLEPWERTIFNSLLISVAAMAVYTGYVFMPQHIMAILHYFEVVQ